In one window of Pseudomonas chlororaphis subsp. chlororaphis DNA:
- a CDS encoding 2-aminoethylphosphonate--pyruvate transaminase yields MSTAEPILLTPGPLTTSARTRQAMLVDWGSWDDRFNQLTASLCEQLLAIVNGAASHHCVPLQGSGTFAVEAAIGTLVPRGGKVLVLINGAYGKRLAKICEVLGRDLSTFETAEDQPTSAADVDRLLRADATISHVALIHCETSTGILNPLPEIAQVVAGHGKRLIIDAMSSFGALPIDARQVPFDALIAASGKCLEGVPGMGFVFARKEALAAAAGNSHSLAMDLHDQHSYMVKTGQWRFTPPTHVVAALHEALLQYHEEGGLPARHQRYAANCQALLDGMARLGLRSFLPAAIQAPIIVTFHAPKDPRYQFKEFYERVKAKGFILYPGKLTQVETFRVGCIGHVDPAGMRAAVQAIADVLREMQVLDI; encoded by the coding sequence TTGAGTACTGCCGAGCCCATCCTGCTCACCCCCGGCCCCCTGACCACCTCGGCCCGCACCCGCCAGGCGATGTTGGTGGACTGGGGTTCCTGGGATGACCGTTTCAACCAGCTGACCGCCAGCCTCTGCGAACAGCTGCTGGCCATCGTCAACGGCGCCGCCAGCCACCACTGCGTGCCCCTGCAAGGCAGCGGCACCTTCGCCGTGGAAGCCGCCATCGGCACCCTGGTGCCACGGGGCGGCAAGGTGCTGGTGCTGATCAACGGTGCCTACGGCAAGCGCCTGGCGAAGATCTGCGAAGTGCTGGGGCGCGACCTCAGCACCTTCGAAACCGCCGAGGACCAGCCGACCAGCGCCGCCGACGTCGATCGCCTGCTGCGAGCCGATGCCACCATCAGCCATGTGGCGCTGATCCACTGCGAAACCAGCACCGGCATCCTCAACCCGCTGCCGGAGATCGCCCAGGTCGTGGCCGGGCATGGCAAGCGCCTGATCATCGACGCCATGAGTTCCTTCGGCGCGCTGCCGATCGATGCCCGGCAGGTGCCGTTCGACGCGCTGATCGCCGCGTCCGGCAAATGCCTGGAAGGCGTCCCCGGCATGGGCTTCGTCTTCGCCCGCAAGGAAGCCCTGGCCGCGGCCGCCGGCAACTCGCACTCGCTGGCCATGGACCTGCACGACCAGCACAGCTACATGGTCAAGACCGGGCAATGGCGCTTCACACCGCCGACCCATGTGGTCGCGGCGCTGCACGAAGCGCTGCTGCAATACCACGAAGAAGGCGGCCTGCCGGCGCGCCACCAGCGTTATGCCGCCAACTGCCAGGCGCTGCTCGACGGCATGGCGCGACTGGGCCTGCGCAGCTTTCTGCCGGCGGCGATCCAGGCGCCGATCATCGTCACCTTCCACGCGCCGAAGGATCCGCGCTACCAGTTCAAGGAGTTCTACGAACGGGTCAAGGCCAAGGGTTTCATCCTCTATCCCGGCAAGCTGACCCAGGTCGAAACCTTCCGCGTCGGCTGCATCGGCCATGTCGACCCGGCCGGGATGCGCGCCGCGGTCCAGGCTATCGCCGACGTGCTGCGGGAAATGCAAGTGCTGGATATCTGA
- the phnX gene encoding phosphonoacetaldehyde hydrolase encodes MNYNTPNQLQAAILDWAGTVVDFGSFAPTQIFVEAFAEFDVQVSIEEARGPMGMGKWDHIRTLCDLPQVAERYRQVFGRTPTDEDVTAIYQRFMPLQIEKIAEHSALIPGALETIANLRQQGIKIGSCSGYPKQVMDKVVELAATHGYVADHVVATDEVPNGRPWPAQALANVIALGIDDVAACVKIDDTVPGMLEGRRAGMWTVALICSGNALGLTYEGYRALGSDTLASERQRIHALFEGSRPHYMIDTISDLPQVIADINQRLANGEMPQSS; translated from the coding sequence ATGAACTACAACACCCCCAACCAGCTGCAAGCCGCCATCCTCGACTGGGCCGGCACCGTGGTCGATTTCGGCTCCTTCGCGCCGACCCAGATCTTCGTCGAAGCCTTCGCCGAGTTCGATGTACAGGTCTCCATCGAAGAAGCCCGCGGCCCGATGGGCATGGGCAAGTGGGACCATATCCGCACCCTGTGCGACCTGCCGCAGGTTGCCGAGCGTTATCGCCAGGTGTTCGGCCGCACCCCGACCGATGAGGATGTCACCGCCATCTACCAGCGCTTCATGCCGCTGCAGATCGAAAAGATCGCCGAACATTCGGCGCTGATTCCCGGCGCCCTGGAGACCATCGCCAACCTGCGCCAGCAAGGCATAAAGATCGGCTCCTGCTCCGGCTACCCGAAGCAGGTCATGGACAAGGTGGTGGAACTGGCCGCGACCCATGGCTACGTCGCCGACCATGTGGTGGCCACCGATGAAGTGCCGAACGGCCGCCCATGGCCGGCCCAGGCCCTGGCCAACGTGATCGCCCTGGGGATCGACGATGTCGCCGCCTGCGTGAAGATCGACGACACCGTGCCGGGCATGCTCGAAGGCCGTCGCGCCGGCATGTGGACCGTGGCCCTGATCTGCTCCGGCAATGCCCTGGGGCTGACCTACGAAGGTTATCGCGCCCTGGGCAGCGACACCCTGGCCAGCGAGCGCCAGCGCATCCACGCGTTGTTCGAAGGTTCGCGCCCGCACTACATGATCGACACCATCAGCGACCTGCCGCAGGTGATCGCCGACATCAACCAGCGCCTGGCCAACGGCGAGATGCCGCAAAGCAGCTGA
- a CDS encoding cytochrome b, giving the protein MPWKNSDSRYSTVSIALHWLMLVLLIAVYACIELRGIFPKGSGGRTLIKEAHFMLGLTVFVLVWLRLFARSLGVAPKILPTPPSWQTVLAKLMHWALYLFMIAMPILGWLITSAEGHQVMFYGIDLPLLVAEDKQFAKQVEGWHGLLGTVGYWLIGLHAVAGLYHHYFMRDNTLQRMLPKRG; this is encoded by the coding sequence ATGCCCTGGAAGAACTCCGACAGCCGTTACAGTACGGTGTCGATTGCATTGCATTGGCTGATGCTGGTGTTGTTGATCGCGGTGTACGCCTGCATCGAACTGCGCGGCATTTTCCCCAAGGGCAGCGGTGGTCGGACGCTGATCAAGGAAGCGCATTTCATGCTCGGCCTGACCGTGTTCGTGCTGGTCTGGCTACGCCTGTTCGCCCGCAGCCTGGGGGTGGCGCCGAAGATCCTGCCGACCCCGCCGAGCTGGCAGACGGTCCTGGCCAAGCTGATGCACTGGGCCCTGTACCTGTTCATGATCGCCATGCCGATCCTCGGCTGGCTGATCACCAGCGCCGAAGGCCATCAGGTGATGTTCTACGGCATCGACCTGCCGCTGCTGGTGGCTGAAGACAAACAGTTCGCCAAGCAGGTCGAAGGCTGGCACGGGCTGCTAGGCACCGTCGGCTACTGGCTGATCGGGTTGCATGCGGTGGCCGGGCTCTATCACCACTACTTTATGCGCGACAACACCCTGCAACGCATGCTGCCCAAGCGCGGCTAA
- a CDS encoding 1-aminocyclopropane-1-carboxylate deaminase/D-cysteine desulfhydrase: protein MAFPVSFDWLPSAPLQPLDLDWLTEAGVEVAVLRLDQIDPLISGNKWFKLAPHLAAARQAGAEGIISLGGAHSNHLHALAAAGKRFGFATVGLLRGHPQDTPTVLDLQGFGMQLHWLGYAGYRARHEPDFWQPWQAQYPGLFPVAEGGGGLLGATGCMPLVKQLRSQLDALGWDDYHGWWLAAGTGTTLAGLVLGEAGAHPVYGALAVPDDHGVAQQVAAIVREAGLQAAGYELLDSSRGGFAKVDPLLLEFIEESERHSGISLEPLYTGKALLALKQQVEAGRFAAGSRLVFVHTGGLQGRRGFAAPAQP, encoded by the coding sequence ATGGCGTTTCCTGTTTCCTTCGACTGGCTGCCCAGCGCACCCTTGCAACCCCTGGACCTCGACTGGCTGACCGAGGCCGGGGTCGAGGTGGCGGTCTTGCGCCTGGACCAGATCGACCCGCTGATCTCCGGCAACAAGTGGTTCAAGCTCGCTCCGCATCTGGCGGCGGCTCGCCAAGCCGGCGCCGAGGGCATCATCAGCCTGGGCGGCGCGCACTCCAATCACCTGCATGCACTGGCGGCCGCCGGCAAGCGTTTTGGTTTCGCCACCGTGGGGCTGCTGCGCGGCCATCCGCAGGACACGCCCACCGTGCTCGACCTGCAAGGCTTTGGCATGCAGCTGCACTGGCTCGGTTACGCCGGCTACCGGGCGCGGCATGAGCCTGATTTCTGGCAGCCCTGGCAGGCGCAGTACCCCGGGCTGTTCCCGGTGGCGGAGGGTGGCGGTGGCTTGCTCGGGGCGACCGGCTGCATGCCGCTGGTGAAGCAGCTGCGCAGCCAGCTGGATGCCCTGGGTTGGGACGACTATCACGGCTGGTGGCTGGCCGCCGGCACCGGCACCACCCTGGCCGGACTGGTGTTGGGGGAGGCCGGTGCCCACCCGGTGTATGGCGCCCTGGCGGTGCCGGACGATCATGGCGTCGCGCAACAGGTGGCGGCGATTGTGCGGGAGGCGGGGCTGCAGGCTGCAGGCTATGAACTGCTCGATAGCAGTCGTGGCGGTTTCGCCAAGGTCGACCCGCTGCTGCTGGAATTTATCGAGGAGAGCGAACGGCACAGCGGCATCTCCCTGGAGCCGCTGTACACCGGCAAGGCCTTGCTGGCCCTCAAGCAACAGGTCGAGGCCGGGCGGTTTGCCGCCGGCAGCCGTCTGGTCTTCGTCCATACCGGCGGCTTGCAGGGCCGCCGGGGGTTCGCCGCGCCGGCGCAGCCTTAG
- a CDS encoding oxidoreductase: MAAAHYPHLLAPLDLGFTTLRNRTLMGSMHTGLEEKPGGFERMAAYFAERARGGVGLMVTGGIGPNDEGGVYSGAAKLTTEEEALKHRVVTRAVHEAGGKICMQILHAGRYAYSPKQVAPSAIQAPINPFKPKELDEEGIEKQIRDFVTCSSLAQQAEYDGVEIMGSEGYFINQFLAAHTNHRTDRWGGSYENRMRLPVEIVRRVREAVGPNFIIIFRLSMLDLVEGGSTWEEIVQLAQAIEQAGATLINTGIGWHEARIPTIATKVPRAAFSKVTAKLRGSVSIPLITTNRINTPEVAEQILAEGDADMVSMARPFLADPEFVNKAAAGRGDEINTCIGCNQACLDHTFGGKLTSCLVNPRACHETELNYLPVQQIKKIAVVGAGPAGLSAATVAAERGHQVTLFDSASEIGGQFNVAKRVPGKEEFFETLRYFKRKLQTTNVELCLNRRVDVEQLVAGGYDEIILATGIAPRTPAIPGVDNAKVLSYLDVLLQRKPVGQKVAVIGAGGIGFDVSEFLVHQGVATSQDREAFWKEWGIDTHLEARGGVAGIKPERHAPARQVFLLQRKTSKVGDGLGKTTGWIHRTGLKNKQVQMLNSVEYLKIDDAGLHIRIGESGEPQVLPVDNIVICAGQDPLRELHEDLVAAGQNVHLIGGADVAAELDAKRAINQGSRLAAEL; encoded by the coding sequence ATGGCCGCCGCTCACTACCCGCATTTGCTGGCCCCGCTGGACCTGGGCTTTACCACCCTGCGCAACCGTACCCTGATGGGCTCGATGCACACCGGCCTGGAAGAAAAGCCCGGTGGCTTCGAGCGCATGGCCGCCTACTTCGCCGAGCGCGCCCGCGGCGGCGTCGGCCTGATGGTCACCGGCGGCATCGGCCCCAACGACGAAGGCGGCGTGTACTCCGGCGCGGCCAAGCTGACCACTGAAGAAGAAGCGCTCAAGCACCGCGTCGTCACCCGTGCGGTCCACGAGGCGGGCGGCAAGATCTGCATGCAGATCCTCCACGCCGGGCGTTATGCCTACAGCCCGAAACAGGTGGCACCGAGCGCGATCCAGGCACCGATCAACCCGTTCAAGCCCAAGGAGCTGGATGAAGAGGGCATCGAGAAACAGATCCGCGACTTCGTCACCTGCTCCAGCCTGGCGCAGCAGGCCGAGTACGACGGCGTCGAGATCATGGGTTCCGAGGGCTACTTCATTAACCAGTTTCTCGCCGCGCACACCAACCACCGGACCGACCGCTGGGGCGGCAGCTACGAAAACCGCATGCGCCTGCCGGTGGAAATCGTCCGCCGCGTGCGCGAAGCGGTAGGCCCGAACTTCATCATCATCTTCCGCCTGTCGATGCTCGACCTGGTGGAAGGCGGCAGTACCTGGGAAGAAATCGTGCAACTGGCCCAGGCCATCGAGCAGGCCGGCGCGACCCTCATCAACACCGGGATCGGCTGGCACGAAGCGCGGATCCCGACCATCGCCACCAAGGTGCCGCGTGCCGCCTTCAGCAAGGTCACGGCCAAGCTGCGCGGTTCGGTATCGATCCCGCTGATCACCACCAACCGCATCAACACCCCGGAAGTGGCCGAGCAGATCCTTGCCGAAGGCGACGCCGACATGGTTTCCATGGCGCGGCCGTTCCTCGCCGACCCGGAGTTCGTCAACAAGGCGGCCGCGGGGCGGGGCGACGAAATCAATACCTGCATCGGCTGCAACCAGGCCTGCCTGGACCACACCTTCGGTGGCAAGCTCACCAGCTGCCTGGTCAACCCGCGGGCCTGCCACGAGACCGAGCTCAACTATTTGCCAGTGCAGCAGATCAAGAAGATCGCTGTGGTCGGCGCCGGCCCTGCCGGGCTGTCCGCCGCGACCGTGGCGGCCGAGCGTGGCCATCAGGTGACGCTGTTCGATTCGGCCAGTGAAATCGGCGGCCAGTTCAATGTCGCCAAGCGCGTGCCGGGCAAGGAAGAGTTCTTCGAAACCCTGCGCTACTTCAAGCGCAAACTGCAGACCACCAACGTCGAGCTGTGCCTGAACCGCCGGGTCGATGTCGAGCAACTGGTGGCCGGCGGCTATGACGAAATCATCCTGGCCACCGGTATCGCCCCGCGCACACCGGCAATCCCGGGCGTCGACAACGCCAAGGTCCTGAGCTACCTGGACGTGCTCTTGCAGCGCAAGCCGGTGGGCCAGAAAGTGGCGGTGATCGGGGCCGGCGGCATCGGCTTCGACGTCTCCGAGTTCCTCGTGCATCAGGGCGTGGCCACCAGCCAGGACCGTGAAGCGTTCTGGAAGGAGTGGGGCATCGACACGCACCTGGAGGCCCGTGGTGGCGTCGCCGGTATCAAGCCCGAGCGTCATGCCCCGGCGCGCCAGGTGTTCCTGTTGCAGCGCAAGACCTCCAAGGTCGGCGACGGCCTGGGCAAGACCACCGGCTGGATCCACCGCACCGGCCTGAAGAACAAGCAGGTGCAGATGCTCAACAGCGTCGAATACCTGAAGATCGACGACGCCGGCCTGCACATCCGCATCGGCGAGAGTGGCGAACCGCAGGTCTTGCCGGTGGACAACATTGTGATCTGCGCCGGCCAGGACCCGCTGCGCGAACTGCACGAAGACCTGGTGGCCGCCGGGCAGAACGTGCACCTGATCGGTGGCGCCGACGTGGCCGCCGAGCTGGACGCCAAGCGCGCGATCAACCAGGGCTCGCGCCTGGCCGCCGAACTCTGA
- a CDS encoding carbon-nitrogen hydrolase family protein: MRKLLYFTFTLALIAAITSYALWTRERPIGHYLSDLRIQLAVDQGTPADHGNLLGIQPELFPTDYQSPERLHRKLAAYLQQARDQGLLNEKTVVVLPEHIGTWLMVSGEKNELYQAASLKEAMNWLAVSNPLPFLRALITAKGDNRLDDAHLRMKARSMADQYQRLFGGLAKEFGITLVAGSIVLPEPVIEGSNLRIGSGALYNTTLVFGSDGLPIGQPQRQLYPTFDERGFIQASTDQAVQVVDTPAGRLGVLIGSDSWYPDNYRKLNAQGAQLVAVPAFVMGRGAWDRPWRGYKNLSTPSEVSLKPEEVSEGEAWRRLTLTSRAPSSLASAGVSVFLRGQFWDQGSAGQSFINSNGEHFADGDARGARLLNIWL; encoded by the coding sequence ATGCGCAAACTTCTGTATTTCACCTTCACCCTGGCCCTGATTGCCGCCATCACCAGCTACGCCCTGTGGACCCGCGAGCGGCCGATCGGTCACTACCTTTCCGACCTGCGCATCCAGCTCGCGGTGGACCAGGGCACTCCCGCCGATCACGGCAATCTGCTGGGCATCCAGCCCGAGCTGTTCCCCACCGATTACCAGAGCCCCGAGCGCCTGCACCGCAAGCTTGCGGCCTACCTGCAGCAAGCCCGGGACCAGGGGCTGCTGAATGAAAAGACCGTGGTGGTGCTGCCGGAGCACATTGGCACCTGGCTGATGGTCAGCGGCGAGAAAAACGAGCTGTACCAGGCCGCCAGCCTGAAAGAGGCGATGAACTGGCTGGCGGTGAGCAACCCACTGCCCTTCCTGCGCGCGCTGATCACCGCCAAAGGTGACAATCGCCTGGACGACGCGCACCTGCGGATGAAGGCCAGGAGCATGGCCGATCAATACCAGCGGCTGTTCGGCGGCCTGGCCAAGGAATTTGGCATCACCCTGGTGGCCGGCTCCATTGTCCTGCCCGAGCCGGTGATCGAAGGCAGCAACCTGCGCATCGGCAGCGGCGCGCTGTACAACACCACCCTGGTCTTCGGCAGCGACGGCCTGCCGATCGGCCAGCCGCAACGCCAGCTGTACCCGACCTTCGACGAACGCGGTTTTATCCAGGCCAGCACCGACCAGGCTGTCCAGGTGGTCGACACTCCGGCCGGCCGCCTGGGCGTGCTGATCGGCAGCGACAGCTGGTACCCGGACAACTACCGCAAGCTCAACGCCCAGGGCGCGCAACTGGTGGCGGTCCCTGCCTTCGTCATGGGCCGCGGCGCCTGGGACCGGCCATGGCGCGGCTACAAGAATCTCTCGACCCCGAGCGAGGTCAGCCTCAAGCCGGAAGAAGTCAGCGAAGGCGAAGCCTGGCGCCGCCTGACCCTGACCAGCCGCGCGCCCAGCAGCCTGGCCAGCGCCGGTGTCAGCGTGTTTCTGCGCGGCCAGTTCTGGGATCAGGGCAGCGCCGGACAAAGCTTCATCAACAGCAACGGCGAGCACTTCGCCGATGGCGATGCCCGTGGCGCGCGCTTGCTGAATATCTGGTTGTAA